A genomic region of Ensifer adhaerens contains the following coding sequences:
- a CDS encoding homospermidine synthase, producing MADTTYPVYGEITGPIVMIGFGSIGRGTLPLIERHFKYDKNRLIVVEPREDAADNEIFERHGVRHVRAHVTKDNYKELLKPLLTEGEGQGFCVNLSVDTGSLDLMKMCRKLDVLYVDTVVEPWLGFYFDAEMDNSERTNYALRETVRKEKEKNPGGTTAVSTCGANPGMVSWFVKQGLLNLANDLGVKYEEPHQDDREGWAKLMKKVGVKGVHIAERDTQRTKNPKPFNTFWNTWSVEGFISEGLQPAELGWGTHENWMPKNAKKHKKGCKAAIYLEQPGANTRVRSWCPTPGPQYGFLVTHNEAISIADFFTVRDKDGEVTYRPTCHYAYHPANDAVLSLHEMFGNGGNAQPVHHVLDEKELVDGVDELGVLLYGHDKNAYWFGSRLSLEETRRIAPYQNATGLQVTSAVLAGMVWALENPKAGIVEADEMDYKRCLEVQLQYLGPVEGHYTDWTPLDGRPGLFPEDIDTKDPWQFKNILVR from the coding sequence ATGGCAGATACCACCTATCCGGTTTACGGCGAGATCACCGGTCCGATCGTCATGATCGGTTTCGGTTCGATCGGTCGCGGCACCTTGCCGCTGATCGAGCGCCACTTCAAATACGACAAGAACCGGTTGATCGTGGTCGAACCCCGTGAGGACGCCGCCGATAACGAGATTTTCGAGCGGCATGGCGTACGTCACGTTCGCGCTCATGTGACGAAAGACAACTACAAGGAACTGCTGAAGCCGCTGCTGACCGAAGGCGAAGGCCAGGGCTTCTGCGTCAACCTGTCGGTCGACACCGGCTCGCTCGACTTGATGAAGATGTGCCGCAAGCTCGACGTGCTCTACGTCGACACGGTCGTCGAGCCGTGGCTCGGTTTCTACTTTGACGCCGAAATGGACAATTCCGAGCGCACCAACTATGCGCTACGCGAAACCGTCCGCAAGGAAAAGGAAAAGAACCCGGGCGGCACGACCGCGGTTTCCACCTGCGGCGCCAACCCCGGCATGGTCTCCTGGTTCGTCAAGCAGGGCCTCCTGAACCTCGCCAACGATCTTGGCGTGAAGTACGAAGAGCCGCACCAGGACGACCGCGAAGGCTGGGCCAAGCTGATGAAGAAGGTCGGTGTCAAGGGCGTGCACATCGCCGAGCGCGACACCCAGCGCACCAAGAACCCGAAGCCCTTCAACACCTTCTGGAACACCTGGTCGGTCGAAGGCTTCATCTCGGAAGGTCTGCAGCCGGCCGAACTCGGCTGGGGCACCCATGAAAACTGGATGCCGAAGAACGCCAAGAAGCACAAGAAGGGCTGCAAGGCAGCGATCTACCTGGAGCAGCCGGGCGCCAACACCCGCGTGCGTTCCTGGTGCCCGACCCCCGGCCCGCAGTATGGCTTCCTCGTGACCCACAACGAGGCGATCTCGATCGCTGACTTCTTCACGGTTCGCGACAAGGACGGCGAAGTCACCTACCGCCCGACCTGCCACTACGCCTACCATCCGGCCAACGACGCCGTTCTGTCGCTGCACGAGATGTTCGGCAACGGCGGCAATGCCCAGCCGGTGCACCACGTCCTCGACGAAAAGGAACTGGTCGACGGCGTCGACGAACTCGGTGTGCTGCTCTACGGCCACGACAAGAACGCCTACTGGTTCGGTTCGCGCCTGTCGCTGGAAGAAACCCGCCGCATCGCTCCCTACCAGAACGCCACCGGCCTGCAGGTAACCTCCGCAGTTCTCGCCGGCATGGTCTGGGCTCTCGAGAACCCGAAGGCCGGCATCGTCGAAGCTGACGAGATGGACTACAAGCGGTGCCTTGAAGTCCAGCTCCAGTACCTCGGCCCGGTTGAAGGCCACTACACCGACTGGACCCCGCTCGACGGTCGACCGGGCCTGTTCCCGGAAGACATCGACACCAAGGATCCCTGGCAGTTCAAGAACATCCTTGTTCGCTAA
- a CDS encoding aminotransferase class IV family protein yields MTGFSLIETLRFEGETGFLRMRLHLARLKRSARRLGIPGAEGAEAALLAAVEGGDGAAARRVRLELFPDGRIEVRTAPFVPLPDDTIWQVRIAATRLNSRDPLLRYKTSRRATYETARGEFKASEADEVLLLNEKGEVCEGTITSVFLDDGSGILKTPPIACGLLAGVLRTELICQRRARVTRLSPADLTGGTLYVGNSLRGLIRVGLVI; encoded by the coding sequence ATGACGGGCTTCTCGCTGATCGAGACGCTGCGCTTTGAGGGCGAAACCGGCTTTCTTCGCATGCGCCTGCATCTGGCGAGGCTGAAGCGATCGGCACGTCGACTGGGTATTCCAGGAGCCGAAGGTGCAGAAGCGGCCCTGCTGGCCGCGGTGGAAGGCGGCGACGGCGCGGCCGCGCGCCGCGTGCGGCTCGAGCTTTTTCCCGACGGGCGCATCGAGGTGAGGACCGCACCGTTCGTGCCATTGCCGGACGATACGATCTGGCAGGTGCGGATAGCCGCCACACGGCTCAACTCCCGCGATCCGCTGCTGCGCTACAAGACCAGCCGCCGGGCGACCTATGAAACGGCCCGCGGCGAGTTCAAAGCCAGCGAGGCCGACGAGGTTCTTCTGCTCAACGAAAAGGGCGAAGTCTGCGAGGGCACGATCACCTCGGTCTTCCTCGATGACGGCAGCGGCATCCTGAAGACGCCGCCGATTGCCTGCGGGCTGCTCGCCGGCGTGCTCCGCACCGAGCTCATCTGCCAACGGCGCGCCCGCGTCACGCGGCTTTCGCCGGCAGATCTCACAGGCGGAACGCTCTATGTCGGCAATTCGCTACGCGGTCTGATCCGGGTGGGCCTCGTGATCTGA
- a CDS encoding aminodeoxychorismate synthase component I, translating to MSNTTPYVLFRDDSENRTTVFAEPLRVVTARTKSEFTRGLAELERAHKSGKWIAGFMSYEAGHLFEEKLSGFAEERRKTPLMSFGIFDAPSEDHPLADPQRRTENEPFLSAPRADWNFETYRERFDRLHQHLRKGDCYQANLTMPIRARWSGDPRAAFWSLIERQPVKYGALVALDGPVLLSRSPELFFRVDADGWIETHPMKGTAKRGASAAEDAEIIAAMRADEKTQAENRMIVDLLRNDISRITEVGTLNVPKLFEIETYPTVHQMVSHVRAKLLPEIGLSDIFAALFPCGSITGAPKMRAMEILHDLEDGPRDAYCGAIGFFAPNGVMRFSVAIRTISLFPGGEAVFNVGGGIVFDSNAQSEYEECLLKARFAVGDDHIALGDDKVAPGDDEIVR from the coding sequence ATGAGCAACACCACACCCTATGTGCTGTTCAGGGACGACAGCGAAAACCGCACCACGGTTTTCGCTGAGCCGTTGCGTGTCGTCACCGCGCGCACGAAGTCCGAATTCACCCGCGGCCTTGCCGAGCTCGAGCGCGCCCACAAGTCCGGCAAATGGATCGCCGGCTTCATGTCCTATGAGGCCGGGCACCTCTTCGAAGAGAAACTTTCGGGTTTCGCCGAGGAACGCCGCAAGACGCCACTGATGTCCTTCGGCATCTTCGACGCCCCCTCGGAAGACCATCCTCTCGCGGATCCGCAGCGCCGGACCGAGAACGAACCCTTCCTCAGCGCGCCGCGCGCCGACTGGAACTTCGAAACCTACCGCGAGCGTTTCGATCGTCTGCACCAGCACCTGCGAAAAGGCGATTGCTACCAGGCCAATCTGACGATGCCAATCCGTGCCCGCTGGTCCGGCGATCCGCGTGCTGCCTTCTGGTCGCTGATCGAGCGCCAGCCGGTAAAATACGGGGCGCTCGTCGCACTCGACGGGCCGGTCCTCCTGTCGCGGTCGCCGGAACTCTTCTTCCGCGTCGATGCGGATGGCTGGATTGAAACGCACCCGATGAAGGGTACGGCCAAACGCGGCGCATCGGCGGCAGAGGATGCCGAGATCATCGCTGCGATGCGCGCCGACGAAAAGACCCAGGCCGAAAACCGGATGATCGTCGATCTGCTGCGCAACGACATCTCGCGCATCACCGAAGTCGGCACGCTCAACGTGCCCAAACTCTTCGAGATCGAGACCTACCCGACCGTGCACCAGATGGTGAGTCACGTGCGGGCGAAGCTTTTGCCGGAGATCGGCCTCAGCGACATCTTCGCCGCGCTATTTCCCTGCGGCTCGATCACCGGCGCGCCAAAGATGCGGGCCATGGAAATTCTGCACGATCTGGAAGACGGACCGCGCGACGCCTACTGCGGCGCCATCGGCTTTTTCGCACCGAACGGCGTCATGCGCTTCAGCGTCGCCATCCGCACCATTTCGCTTTTTCCGGGCGGCGAAGCCGTCTTCAATGTCGGCGGCGGCATCGTCTTCGACAGCAACGCCCAATCCGAATACGAGGAATGCCTGCTCAAGGCTCGCTTTGCCGTTGGCGACGATCATATCGCGCTGGGCGACGACAAGGTCGCGCCGGGTGACGACGAGATCGTGCGATGA
- the omp10 gene encoding outer membrane lipoprotein Omp10, translating into MKPFAVLTLIATAVALASCQSSPRVIDEGGPSSQATGVEGSWVDPNGIVSTFAGGTFSTRTTDTNQLLASGNYTKMSPTLVEINMTSLVRNTQSKVNCALVTQNQLNCTTDAGAQFSLARRG; encoded by the coding sequence ATGAAGCCATTCGCAGTTCTGACCCTAATCGCAACCGCCGTGGCCTTGGCGTCCTGCCAGTCGTCGCCCCGGGTTATCGATGAGGGCGGGCCGTCGAGCCAGGCGACCGGCGTCGAAGGCTCCTGGGTGGATCCGAACGGTATCGTCTCTACCTTTGCTGGCGGAACCTTCTCGACCCGCACGACCGATACCAACCAGCTGCTTGCTTCGGGCAACTACACCAAGATGAGCCCCACGCTCGTCGAGATCAACATGACCTCGCTCGTGCGCAATACCCAGTCCAAGGTCAATTGCGCCCTGGTCACCCAGAACCAGCTCAATTGCACCACCGATGCCGGCGCGCAGTTCTCGCTGGCGAGGCGCGGCTAA
- a CDS encoding GGDEF domain-containing protein, with product MTGSHLKALAALQSKTPVLIALYDQHDRLRFANPAFRTAYHLGPDESPTWAEIMRRNYAAGQGTVLKTDDVNAWIASTTHRRGKVPFRAMETDLHDGRWLWMTETVDSDGWMLCIAVDVTTIHAGERELRQDRDFALRAAQVDELTSVPNRRYTMGRLTEFIANCAENPHMWGCVAIIDIDYFKAINDRHGHQRGDEVLLDFARQMQEFVRRSDCFGRIGGEEFMLILPDTTISEGNRILDRLLERVRSSRPLENIPEFFYTCSVGLAEYRDGDSVSDLYARADQALYLAKRDGRDRVRRYTLPGSDHEAHPDQTA from the coding sequence GTGACCGGTAGTCATCTCAAGGCTCTTGCGGCCTTACAGAGCAAAACACCCGTACTGATCGCGCTTTATGATCAGCATGATCGACTGCGATTTGCCAACCCGGCATTCCGCACGGCCTACCATCTCGGTCCGGACGAGAGCCCGACCTGGGCGGAGATCATGCGCCGAAACTACGCCGCCGGGCAAGGCACGGTCCTGAAAACCGACGATGTCAACGCGTGGATAGCCTCGACGACGCATCGGCGCGGCAAGGTGCCTTTTCGCGCCATGGAAACCGACCTGCATGACGGCCGCTGGCTATGGATGACGGAGACGGTGGATTCGGACGGCTGGATGCTGTGCATCGCCGTCGATGTCACCACCATCCACGCCGGCGAGCGCGAGCTTCGGCAGGATCGCGACTTTGCGCTTCGAGCCGCCCAGGTGGACGAGCTGACGAGCGTGCCCAACCGTCGCTACACGATGGGGCGGTTGACCGAGTTCATCGCCAACTGCGCCGAGAACCCGCATATGTGGGGCTGCGTCGCGATCATCGACATCGATTATTTCAAGGCGATCAACGACCGCCACGGACACCAGCGCGGCGACGAGGTGCTGCTTGATTTCGCCCGCCAGATGCAGGAATTCGTGCGCCGCTCGGATTGCTTCGGTCGCATCGGCGGCGAGGAATTCATGCTCATCCTGCCCGATACCACCATCAGCGAGGGCAACCGTATTCTTGACCGGCTACTTGAAAGGGTCAGAAGCTCCCGGCCGCTCGAGAACATTCCGGAATTCTTCTACACCTGTTCGGTAGGGCTTGCGGAATATCGCGATGGGGATTCGGTCAGCGATCTCTATGCGCGCGCCGACCAGGCGCTTTATCTCGCCAAGCGCGACGGCCGGGATCGGGTGAGACGCTATACCCTGCCGGGTTCAGATCACGAGGCCCACCCGGATCAGACCGCGTAG